One genomic region from Bradyrhizobium icense encodes:
- a CDS encoding 2'-5' RNA ligase family protein, whose translation MLKRAHKFDGKLIAPDRLHVSLFSLSGLPDRQLCAARDAATELRTAPFEVSFDRTASFRGRGNRPFVLIGEKGLRRLQSFRQMLGVAMARRGLRRIANTNFTPHVTLLYDARGVDEYPVEPVVWTVTEFVLVHSQRGHRHLARWCLRA comes from the coding sequence GTGCTCAAACGCGCTCATAAATTCGATGGCAAGCTCATCGCGCCAGACCGGCTGCACGTTTCGCTGTTCTCTCTCAGCGGTTTGCCGGACCGGCAGCTTTGCGCCGCACGCGACGCTGCCACGGAATTGCGGACCGCACCGTTCGAGGTCTCGTTCGATCGCACGGCGAGCTTTCGCGGGCGGGGCAATCGTCCGTTTGTCCTGATTGGCGAAAAGGGATTGCGCCGCTTGCAGTCGTTTCGGCAAATGCTCGGTGTCGCGATGGCGCGCAGAGGGCTAAGGCGGATTGCCAACACGAATTTCACGCCGCACGTAACGCTTCTGTATGACGCGCGCGGCGTGGACGAGTATCCGGTCGAACCGGTTGTCTGGACCGTGACGGAGTTCGTGCTGGTGCACAGCCAGAGAGGCCATCGGCATCTCGCGCGATGGTGCCTGCGCGCGTGA
- a CDS encoding GNAT family N-acetyltransferase: MVISAPEPIAADHDASEFSCSKPSLDRWLKTRALSNQEKGFTAVLVVHEANRVVGYYGLAPTAVLPAMLPRSIRTGQPPDPVPCLLLGQLAADQNYASKGIGTGLLKHALQRCVTAAGLIGGRALIVNAVDIEAADFWMRRGFVASKDHPLILVRSIADIAASIRSAHSRSQPFS; the protein is encoded by the coding sequence GTGGTCATTTCGGCTCCCGAACCGATTGCCGCCGATCACGATGCCTCCGAGTTTTCCTGTAGCAAGCCGTCTCTGGATCGATGGTTGAAAACACGCGCGCTCTCCAATCAAGAGAAGGGTTTCACGGCCGTTTTGGTCGTGCATGAAGCCAATCGAGTCGTCGGCTATTACGGCCTCGCGCCGACGGCGGTCCTTCCTGCTATGCTGCCACGATCGATCCGCACCGGTCAGCCGCCCGACCCTGTTCCTTGCCTGCTGCTGGGACAGCTTGCGGCGGATCAAAACTACGCGAGTAAAGGAATTGGTACCGGGTTGCTTAAGCATGCGCTGCAACGTTGCGTAACAGCGGCCGGCCTGATTGGCGGGCGAGCGCTCATCGTCAATGCGGTCGACATCGAGGCCGCGGATTTCTGGATGCGGCGCGGTTTTGTTGCCTCAAAGGATCATCCGCTGATCCTGGTCAGGTCGATCGCCGACATAGCAGCGTCGATCCGGTCCGCGCATTCACGCAGCCAACCCTTCTCATAA
- a CDS encoding HAD hydrolase-like protein yields the protein MTRYRLAIFDFDGTLADTIDWFRASFQDVIARFDLKPTTPEELEGMRGLSAREIMARLGVSMWQLPAIVNDIRKRKLTAANETSLFAGIPEMLADLQRLGVKTAIVSSDSEASVRQVLGPATALIARFDCGAAVFGKHWKFRRVARRLQARPAETICIGDEIRDIEAAKAAGMDSGAVAWGYALPAALQAAGPTHFFNSIEEMMQRLAATK from the coding sequence ATGACACGCTATCGCCTTGCGATCTTCGACTTTGACGGCACGCTCGCCGACACGATCGACTGGTTTCGCGCTTCCTTTCAGGACGTGATCGCGCGTTTCGACCTCAAGCCGACCACGCCGGAGGAACTGGAGGGGATGCGCGGGCTGTCGGCGCGGGAAATCATGGCGCGGCTGGGCGTGTCCATGTGGCAGCTTCCGGCCATCGTCAACGACATCCGAAAGCGCAAGCTTACGGCGGCGAACGAGACATCGCTGTTTGCCGGCATCCCGGAGATGCTTGCCGACCTTCAGCGCCTTGGCGTCAAGACCGCGATCGTCAGCTCCGACAGCGAGGCATCCGTCCGGCAGGTGCTCGGTCCCGCCACCGCCCTGATCGCCCGCTTTGACTGTGGCGCCGCGGTATTCGGCAAGCACTGGAAGTTTCGACGGGTCGCGCGACGGCTGCAAGCAAGGCCGGCGGAGACGATCTGCATTGGCGACGAGATCCGCGACATCGAAGCCGCCAAGGCGGCCGGGATGGATTCCGGCGCGGTGGCATGGGGCTACGCCCTGCCCGCCGCGCTGCAAGCGGCGGGTCCAACGCATTTCTTCAACTCGATCGAGGAGATGATGCAGAGGCTTGCCGCAACGAAATGA
- a CDS encoding DUF1778 domain-containing protein gives MARAVKRKDHPLSMRLPETDIAIIDRAATLRGHSRTDFVREAAVRAAEDILMETAPIRMSPAGFKAFVEVLSQPARPVPEMVELLQRKAPWESRDTKVEK, from the coding sequence ATGGCGCGCGCCGTAAAACGGAAAGACCATCCACTGTCGATGCGACTGCCCGAGACGGACATCGCGATTATCGATCGTGCGGCTACGTTGCGCGGCCATTCGCGCACCGATTTCGTGCGCGAAGCAGCGGTCCGCGCTGCAGAGGATATTTTAATGGAGACTGCACCCATTCGGATGAGTCCGGCGGGCTTCAAGGCTTTTGTCGAAGTTCTTTCGCAACCTGCGCGCCCGGTACCTGAAATGGTCGAACTGTTGCAACGCAAGGCTCCGTGGGAATCCAGGGACACAAAAGTTGAGAAATAG